Proteins encoded by one window of Xylella fastidiosa:
- the bamA gene encoding outer membrane protein assembly factor BamA: MTRFYTRHLLTLTIAANFGLPVLTQAAESFVANDIRVDGLQRIASGTVFTYLPVNRGDTVDDAKVADAIRALYRTGFFENVRIDRQGNILVVKVKERPAINKLTITGNKDIKSEELLKGLSEIGLSEGGTFDRLSLDRVTQELKRQYNNRGKYNVQMTTTTTPLDRNRVDVTIAIKEGKAAKIRHINLIGTEKFNNKDVMSAWESKEHNWASWYRRDDQYSKEKLSGDLEKLNSWYLDRGYVDFNIDSTQVSISPEKHNMFITAGVTEGDQYKISSIKVTGNTVLPQEKIEKLVIPKTGDIFSRVLLEYSSAAIINTLSNIGYAFSKVNPIPTANRADRTVAVNLHVIPGPRVTVRQILFKGNTRTSDEVLRREMRQFENSWYSQAAIDRSKIRLQRLGYFEAVDVESTPVPGSNDQVDIVYTVKETTSGSFQVGLGYSKTYGVTTSVQLSQNNFLGSGNRVSVDASRSRYQDRYSFSYTNPFFTDNGVSLGYNLAYQKLDYSDFNAAQYNSKRMSGQTIFGIPITENDTVSWVIGADSNQITTFPGSTPKAIIDYIDAVGQRTFRAWRTELGWARDTRNDYFMPNLGMYQRIGAEVTLPGSTIKYYKINYQISKYWPIIPALVLNTRLEVGYGDDYGKSHTRILPDGTVATASGLPFFENFYAGGTNSVRGFRDNTLGPRSEVTALYNQGQPLGGSFKTVGSTEMYFPKLFDSPSARISAFLDVGNVFNGVKNFTTNELRASSGVALLWRAPIGPISISYAFPIKKKNDDEIERLQFTFGGQF; the protein is encoded by the coding sequence ATGACGCGATTTTACACCCGCCATTTACTTACCCTAACCATTGCTGCCAATTTCGGCTTACCTGTCTTGACACAGGCCGCCGAATCCTTCGTTGCAAACGATATACGCGTCGACGGCCTACAGCGCATCGCATCGGGAACGGTCTTTACCTACCTACCGGTTAACCGGGGAGACACTGTGGATGACGCTAAAGTTGCTGATGCAATCCGTGCACTGTACCGCACCGGTTTTTTTGAAAACGTTCGGATAGACCGCCAAGGTAATATATTGGTCGTCAAAGTCAAAGAACGCCCGGCAATTAATAAGCTGACCATCACAGGAAATAAGGACATCAAGTCCGAAGAACTCCTCAAGGGCCTATCTGAGATCGGACTGAGCGAAGGAGGTACCTTCGACCGGCTCAGCCTGGACCGCGTTACCCAAGAGCTGAAACGCCAGTACAACAATCGCGGTAAATACAACGTTCAGATGACAACAACGACCACTCCATTGGATCGTAACCGTGTGGATGTAACAATCGCGATTAAAGAAGGCAAGGCTGCCAAAATCCGGCACATCAATCTGATCGGCACTGAAAAATTCAATAACAAAGATGTCATGAGTGCCTGGGAATCCAAGGAACACAACTGGGCTTCCTGGTACCGCCGTGACGACCAATACTCTAAGGAAAAGCTGTCTGGAGACCTTGAGAAGCTGAACTCCTGGTACTTGGATCGTGGCTACGTCGATTTCAATATTGACTCAACTCAAGTGTCGATCAGCCCCGAAAAGCACAACATGTTCATTACTGCCGGCGTCACAGAAGGCGATCAATACAAGATCTCCTCCATCAAGGTAACAGGCAACACAGTATTACCTCAGGAAAAAATCGAAAAGCTAGTCATCCCCAAGACAGGTGACATTTTCTCGCGCGTTCTGCTGGAATACAGCTCGGCAGCGATCATTAATACGCTGAGCAATATCGGCTACGCATTTTCCAAGGTCAACCCAATCCCAACAGCCAACCGCGCTGACCGTACCGTCGCCGTCAACTTGCACGTTATCCCTGGGCCTCGCGTCACCGTGCGTCAGATCCTGTTCAAAGGTAATACCCGCACCTCCGATGAAGTACTACGTCGTGAAATGCGTCAGTTCGAAAACAGTTGGTACTCGCAAGCAGCGATTGACCGCTCCAAGATACGCCTGCAACGCCTGGGCTACTTCGAAGCCGTGGACGTAGAGAGCACACCAGTTCCAGGAAGCAACGACCAAGTGGATATCGTCTATACCGTCAAAGAGACTACCTCGGGTAGCTTCCAGGTCGGCCTGGGTTACTCGAAAACCTATGGTGTCACCACTTCAGTACAGTTATCGCAGAACAATTTCCTTGGTAGTGGCAACCGCGTGTCCGTAGATGCTTCACGCAGCAGATACCAAGATCGCTATTCGTTCTCCTACACCAACCCGTTTTTCACCGACAATGGCGTCTCACTAGGCTATAACTTGGCCTACCAAAAATTAGACTACTCAGACTTCAACGCTGCGCAATACAACAGCAAGCGTATGTCAGGACAAACCATCTTTGGAATCCCGATTACAGAGAACGACACTGTCTCTTGGGTCATCGGTGCAGATAGCAACCAAATCACGACCTTCCCAGGTTCCACGCCAAAAGCAATTATTGACTACATCGACGCAGTCGGACAGCGTACCTTCCGCGCTTGGCGCACCGAGCTGGGCTGGGCACGTGACACTCGCAACGACTACTTCATGCCAAATCTTGGTATGTATCAGCGCATTGGCGCAGAAGTGACACTACCCGGCTCAACGATCAAGTACTACAAAATCAATTACCAGATCTCGAAATACTGGCCAATTATCCCGGCGTTAGTACTCAACACGCGCCTTGAAGTAGGCTACGGAGACGACTACGGAAAGAGTCACACTCGGATCCTTCCTGACGGGACTGTGGCCACTGCTTCCGGATTGCCTTTCTTCGAAAATTTCTACGCCGGTGGCACCAACTCGGTACGAGGCTTCAGAGATAACACCCTAGGACCGCGCTCGGAAGTGACCGCACTGTACAATCAAGGCCAACCATTGGGTGGTTCCTTCAAGACCGTTGGATCAACTGAAATGTACTTCCCAAAACTTTTCGACAGCCCATCGGCACGTATCTCGGCTTTCCTTGACGTCGGCAACGTCTTCAATGGCGTAAAGAACTTTACAACAAACGAATTACGTGCCTCCAGCGGCGTAGCGCTGCTATGGCGTGCCCCCATTGGCCCGATCTCTATCAGCTATGCATTTCCTATAAAGAAGAAAAACGACGACGAGATTGAGCGACTGCAATTCACCTTCGGCGGCCAATTCTAA
- the rseP gene encoding RIP metalloprotease RseP, whose amino-acid sequence MGDFLASIWWMIVSFSVLVTFHEFGHYWVARRCGVKVLRFSIGFGTPLWSRRSSSGTEFVIGAIPLGGYVKMLDEREADVTVAERNQAFNRKSVWQRIAIVAAGPLANLLLCMLLLWVLFVIGKQDYSATVGRAEHLAAQAGIHPGDRITAIDGRQVTSWSEASMLLTAAAMDRQNAVLSVIGPYGERSEHTLELSKLKQPFDERHVTALVGINWQFMLQPPIIAKIEPGSIAEGAIKPGDIVLAVDGQQTLSTEDLYNQIQKLGRDGHPGMIEIRRGEERLALELSPRKSAQGVWLLGVKTNPGPVPAFDSQQRYGVLAAVPLAIRETARMTADSLGMMKRIITGQASAKNISGPISIAKIANASAKRGVGWFIYFLSLLSLSLAIINLFPIPILDGGHLLYYAIELLKGSPLSTRAMAAGQYIGLALLAGLMGLAFYNDLLG is encoded by the coding sequence ATGGGTGATTTCTTAGCATCTATCTGGTGGATGATCGTCAGCTTCAGTGTCCTGGTTACGTTCCACGAATTCGGGCATTACTGGGTCGCACGCCGCTGCGGCGTCAAAGTTCTACGCTTCTCAATCGGCTTCGGCACGCCGCTTTGGTCACGCCGCAGTAGCTCAGGTACCGAATTTGTGATCGGCGCAATCCCACTGGGTGGATACGTGAAGATGCTGGATGAACGCGAGGCTGATGTAACAGTCGCGGAACGCAACCAAGCATTCAACCGTAAATCGGTATGGCAGCGTATCGCAATCGTCGCCGCCGGACCGCTCGCCAACCTATTGCTATGCATGCTGCTGCTATGGGTACTGTTCGTGATCGGAAAGCAAGATTATTCAGCAACTGTGGGCCGTGCCGAACACCTTGCTGCACAAGCCGGTATCCATCCTGGAGATCGCATCACAGCCATTGATGGTCGTCAGGTCACCAGCTGGAGCGAAGCCAGCATGCTACTGACGGCCGCAGCCATGGATAGGCAGAATGCCGTTTTAAGCGTTATCGGACCTTACGGCGAGCGCAGCGAGCACACCTTAGAATTATCAAAGCTAAAACAACCTTTTGATGAAAGGCACGTGACCGCACTGGTTGGCATAAACTGGCAATTCATGTTGCAGCCACCCATCATTGCGAAAATCGAACCTGGTTCAATCGCCGAAGGCGCCATAAAACCAGGGGATATCGTCCTTGCCGTAGATGGACAACAGACCCTTTCCACCGAAGACCTATACAACCAAATTCAGAAACTGGGCCGCGATGGACATCCGGGAATGATAGAGATCAGGCGTGGTGAAGAACGCTTGGCGCTAGAACTCAGCCCTCGGAAGTCAGCACAGGGAGTCTGGTTACTCGGTGTAAAGACTAATCCCGGACCGGTGCCAGCTTTCGACAGTCAACAACGCTATGGTGTACTTGCAGCTGTACCGCTGGCAATCCGCGAGACCGCTCGGATGACCGCCGATTCATTGGGAATGATGAAACGGATCATCACTGGCCAAGCATCGGCAAAAAATATCTCTGGCCCAATCAGCATCGCCAAGATCGCCAATGCATCAGCCAAACGAGGAGTAGGATGGTTCATCTATTTTCTGTCGTTGCTATCACTCAGCTTAGCGATTATCAACCTGTTTCCAATACCAATATTGGATGGGGGGCACCTACTGTATTACGCTATCGAACTACTCAAAGGCAGCCCACTTAGCACACGTGCCATGGCCGCAGGCCAATACATCGGTTTAGCGCTACTCGCCGGACTGATGGGGCTAGCGTTCTACAACGATCTGCTCGGCTGA
- the dxr gene encoding 1-deoxy-D-xylulose-5-phosphate reductoisomerase, giving the protein MTKPIRNVAVLGATGSIGAAALDVLARHPRQFHVSLLAAGQRVDALLALCRTYRPDHAVIGDATLYTTLRDGLNAAGLATKAYAGEAALAELVASTTCDTVVAAIVGAAGLHSTLAAARAGKRLLLANKESLVLAGMLLMREASISGAEIIPIDSEHNAIFQCLRSRTTDGVHRVTLTASGGPFRGHNRTMLAKITPTQAMAHPTWSMGPKISVDSATLMNKGLEVIEAHHLFGLPSEQIDVLVHPQSLVHSLVEFIDGSTLAQLSLPDMRTTLAVGLAWPERIGSGVQGLDLMKHNRLDFEHPDTETFSCLRLARDAMQTGGTAPAVLNAANEIAVSAFLQGRIGFLTIPALIEHALTTLPRYEADTLETLLTVDTETRRITHAALTHFPLPL; this is encoded by the coding sequence ATGACTAAACCGATCCGCAACGTCGCCGTACTCGGTGCCACTGGCTCAATTGGGGCAGCAGCACTGGATGTGCTCGCACGCCACCCCAGACAGTTCCACGTAAGCCTGCTAGCCGCTGGCCAGCGCGTCGATGCACTGTTGGCATTGTGCCGCACGTATCGTCCGGACCATGCGGTGATCGGCGATGCAACGCTCTACACCACTCTTCGCGACGGCCTGAATGCCGCTGGTTTAGCCACCAAAGCGTACGCTGGAGAAGCAGCATTAGCAGAACTAGTCGCCAGCACCACATGCGATACCGTAGTGGCAGCAATCGTCGGAGCAGCGGGCCTCCATTCGACACTGGCGGCAGCACGCGCCGGAAAACGTCTGTTGCTGGCGAACAAAGAATCGCTGGTCCTGGCCGGAATGCTGCTGATGCGTGAGGCCAGCATCAGTGGCGCGGAGATCATACCGATCGATAGCGAACACAACGCAATTTTTCAGTGCCTGCGTTCGCGTACTACAGATGGCGTGCATCGGGTCACTTTGACTGCTTCTGGCGGTCCATTTCGTGGCCACAACCGCACGATGCTAGCCAAGATCACTCCCACTCAAGCAATGGCCCACCCAACGTGGTCGATGGGACCAAAGATATCGGTAGATTCGGCTACACTGATGAACAAGGGCTTGGAAGTCATTGAGGCCCACCATTTGTTCGGGCTACCTAGCGAACAGATTGATGTACTAGTGCATCCACAAAGTTTGGTGCACTCTCTGGTGGAGTTTATTGATGGTTCGACGCTCGCTCAGTTAAGCCTGCCAGACATGCGTACCACCCTGGCAGTTGGCCTCGCCTGGCCAGAGCGAATCGGTTCCGGGGTGCAGGGTTTGGACTTGATGAAGCACAACAGGTTGGACTTTGAGCATCCGGATACCGAAACGTTTTCCTGTCTGCGTCTGGCACGAGACGCCATGCAGACTGGCGGCACGGCGCCTGCGGTGCTAAATGCTGCCAATGAAATCGCTGTTTCAGCGTTTCTTCAGGGGCGCATCGGTTTCCTAACAATTCCAGCACTGATAGAACACGCACTGACTACACTTCCTCGTTACGAGGCAGACACTTTGGAGACTCTACTGACCGTGGACACAGAAACCCGCCGCATCACACACGCAGCACTCACCCATTTCCCACTCCCTCTCTAA
- a CDS encoding phosphatidate cytidylyltransferase, producing MTRTRVIAALVMAPVAMCSILFLPTAWLASLTAIIFLWGLWEWMKLSQVEDTLVRTVLLTLNLLLMVLLVWVSAHSLVLFQIATLIGIAWWILALLWLRFLGFCADPNQRTAKIVKVTAGTLAVIPAWSALVLLHSGDKPGSTFPESLHAHLWLLTAQIMIWAADSGAYFSGRLFGKHKLAPQISPNKTVEGLLGGILTGLAVAAGFGLLNGVTMAQFPSLLLVSFVAILASVIGDLFESLLKRHAGIKDSGSMIPGHGGVLDRIDSTLAALPVFALGKDIFGF from the coding sequence ATGACCCGAACCCGTGTCATTGCCGCGCTGGTCATGGCACCCGTCGCAATGTGTTCGATCCTGTTTTTACCAACGGCCTGGTTAGCCTCATTGACAGCAATCATCTTCCTATGGGGCTTATGGGAATGGATGAAGCTGTCCCAGGTAGAGGACACCTTGGTACGCACCGTGCTGCTGACACTGAACCTGCTTCTCATGGTGTTATTGGTTTGGGTTTCAGCTCACTCACTGGTGCTGTTTCAGATTGCCACGCTCATTGGTATCGCCTGGTGGATCCTAGCATTGTTATGGCTACGCTTCCTCGGATTTTGTGCCGACCCTAACCAACGCACCGCAAAGATAGTCAAAGTCACCGCAGGCACGTTAGCGGTGATTCCAGCGTGGTCTGCACTGGTCCTACTCCACTCAGGTGATAAGCCTGGCTCAACATTTCCAGAGAGCTTACATGCCCACCTGTGGCTGCTAACGGCTCAGATAATGATATGGGCCGCTGACTCCGGAGCGTATTTTTCTGGTCGCCTCTTTGGTAAACACAAACTGGCACCGCAGATCAGTCCCAACAAAACTGTAGAAGGCCTCCTCGGCGGCATACTCACTGGATTGGCAGTAGCGGCTGGTTTTGGTCTATTGAATGGCGTAACCATGGCCCAGTTCCCATCACTATTGCTCGTTTCATTCGTGGCAATCTTGGCTTCGGTGATCGGCGATTTGTTCGAAAGCCTGCTTAAGCGCCACGCCGGCATCAAAGATTCCGGCAGTATGATTCCAGGCCACGGTGGCGTTCTCGATCGTATCGATAGCACGCTCGCCGCACTCCCCGTGTTCGCACTGGGAAAAGACATCTTCGGTTTCTGA